In Paenibacillus sp. 1781tsa1, one DNA window encodes the following:
- the citZ gene encoding citrate synthase, whose translation MTATKGLEGIVATTSSISSIVDGVLTYRGYDIDDLAEHASFEEVAYLLWFGKLPTTDELKSLRKSLSDYAPIPSELIAQIQLYPKNVSTMAALRSAVSALALYDEQADEMTTEANENKAVKLQAQLPTIVAAIARIRQGKEPVAPKEGASIAENFLYMMTGEEPSETAVKALDQALVLHADHELNASTFAARVTVATLSDIYSGVTSAIGALKGPLHGGANEAVMKMLNEIGTPDRLEAAIQEKLNNREKIMGFGHRVYKNGDPRAKHLQKMSKELGEMNNDTRLYDMSVKIEELVTGQKGLKPNVDFYSASVYTQLEIEQELFTPIFAISRVSGWTAHILEQLADNRIIRPRAEYTGPTEQKYVSIELR comes from the coding sequence ATGACAGCTACCAAAGGTCTGGAAGGCATCGTTGCAACAACCTCTTCGATCAGTTCTATTGTAGACGGTGTGCTCACATACCGTGGTTACGATATCGACGATTTGGCTGAACATGCTAGCTTTGAAGAAGTTGCCTATTTGTTGTGGTTTGGTAAATTGCCAACAACGGATGAACTGAAATCCCTTCGCAAAAGCCTGAGCGATTACGCGCCGATTCCGAGCGAATTGATTGCACAAATCCAATTGTATCCGAAAAACGTCAGTACCATGGCAGCACTTCGTTCCGCTGTCTCTGCACTTGCACTGTACGACGAGCAAGCTGATGAGATGACAACGGAAGCGAATGAGAACAAAGCGGTTAAGTTGCAAGCACAGTTGCCAACGATTGTGGCAGCCATCGCCCGTATCCGTCAGGGCAAAGAACCTGTGGCTCCAAAAGAAGGCGCTTCCATCGCAGAGAACTTTTTATATATGATGACTGGTGAAGAACCATCCGAAACCGCAGTAAAAGCATTGGATCAAGCCCTTGTCCTGCATGCGGATCACGAGTTAAACGCTTCGACATTTGCAGCACGTGTAACGGTTGCTACGCTGTCGGATATCTATTCCGGTGTAACTTCTGCCATTGGCGCACTGAAGGGACCACTGCATGGCGGTGCTAACGAAGCCGTTATGAAAATGTTGAATGAGATTGGCACGCCTGATCGTCTTGAAGCGGCAATTCAGGAAAAACTGAATAATCGTGAAAAGATCATGGGCTTTGGACATCGAGTGTACAAAAACGGTGATCCACGCGCCAAACATTTACAGAAGATGTCCAAGGAACTTGGCGAGATGAACAATGATACGCGCTTGTATGATATGTCTGTGAAGATCGAGGAACTGGTAACAGGACAAAAAGGACTGAAGCCTAACGTAGACTTCTATTCTGCTTCTGTATATACCCAACTGGAGATCGAACAGGAATTGTTCACTCCGATCTTTGCCATCAGCCGGGTGTCTGGATGGACTGCGCATATTTTGGAACAGCTTGCGGACAATCGCATCATTCGTCCACGTGCGGAGTACACTGGTCCTACAGAACAGAAATACGTTTCTATTGAACTTCGCTAA